The sequence below is a genomic window from Streptococcus pantholopis.
TTTCGATATCCGTCTGGTTCAGCCTAATGAAAATGCTATTCCTACAGCAGGACTGCACACAATTGAACACCTCTTGGCTAAGCTGATCCGCCAGAGAATTGAGGGAATGATCGACTGTTCACCTTTTGGCTGCAGGACGGGATTTCACCTTATTATGTGGGGAGAGCACTCCAGTACTGATATTGCAAAAGTTATTAAAGCAAGCTTGGAAGAGATAGCTCAAACAACAAGCTGGGAAGATGTGCCGGGAACCACAGCCGAATCCTGCGGTAATTACAAGGATCACAGCCTGTTCTCTGCCAAAGAATGGGCTAAATCGGTCTTAGATGCAGGTATTTCAGACAATCCTTTTGAACGGCATCTCGTTTAACAGCCCTTTTACCGAAAATACAGCAAAAAAAGCTTGGTTGTAAAAATTTACGACCAAGCTTTTTATATATCAAAACAGCAGAAAGAGAGAATTCTCGTAATCTAACAGCTGTTTTTAATAATCCAGTCCATCTGAGTAGCCTGAAGCATTGCCGACAAAATAGCCTGTTTTACAGTTGATGGAAAAAAGATAGGTGCCATCAGGCTTGTACATATTGTAATAACCGTTGCCGTTAATAATATTAATAGGTTCAAGGATGTAGTCATTTCCTGAGATATAGCCGCGCTCCTGAGAAGTCGCCACAATTTTTTCAAGCACTCCGGGATTAAAAGCCCATGCTGAATTAGCACTGTCCGCCACGGCCTCTGCACTATATGGGACACGTGAACGGCTGCGATCCAGCGTTGAACTGTCATAGCCCGAAATACCAGAACCATTTACTGCTGAATTCGACTCAGCAGCTGAACTTTCTCCCGAAGCAGCCTGTTGCGATGAGCTGCTCCCTTTAGCAGCCAGCTGCTCACGGCCGGCAGCAATAACTTTTTGCAGCAAGGTATCCAAGCTGGCATTGCCGGTATTTAAAGTTTCACTGGACAAATCGTCAAAATTAGCATCTGATTTGACAGCGGCAGACTCTACCTGCTTTCCATCAGCAATGGCATCAGAAGTAAACTTGCCATTTACTGCTTGAACCGCTTTTATTTGACGGCTCAGCTTATCGTATTTACTTTTAGCATCCTTATAATAATCTGTATCAGCTAACTGTTTAAGAGCCGTTTCTAATTTAGAAAGATTAGTGAACTCACTGTTTTTAGGCAAAGTTTGCTGGTCATCCGCAAAAAAGGACTGATACAGACTGTCAAATTCATCTGCAGCTTCCTTCGTACTATCTTTCGAACTTGAAGCAGTTGAAGATGTGCTGGCTTTATCGGCAGACGAACCCGATGTTTGCTGCTGTGACCGCTGACGATTCAGATAATTCATTCCAAAACCAGCAGCAAAAACGGCAAGAATCAGAGCAAATAAGGCCCCCAGCAATAGCTTGCGTTTTTTATAGAAAGGAGCGTTCTTGTCCTTTGCGCTTGCAAGAGGCTCCTCAGCCGGTTCTGGATCAGAAGCCATTTCAGTTCCCGACTGACGCACTGTTTCTTCAGCGATAAAAGTGTCCTCTGTCACTGTACCAAACTGTACCGGCTCCTCACTTGAATCAGAGAATTTTTTTTCTGCCTCATCTTGAAGAAGACTGGACTGTTCTAACTCTTCACGCTGCTGTTTGATAAAATCATCAAGCGTAGCTGTATCCAATTTTTCATACCTGGCAGTAATGGTGTCAAATTTTTGCGAAGCAACTTCTTCAGGATGCTGTTTGATATATTTGTCTAAAACACCATCTTCTTCAGTGACTCCAGCTTTGATTTCTGAATCTTTGCGAACGGCTTCGCCGACAGTCATCTCCCGAGCTTTTTCAAAATCCAGTTTTGACTCTTCATTTTCCTGTTCCTGTGGCTTCTTCTTTTCCTCTGTCACCCTTTCCCTGCCTTTCTAAACCTGAGCACGTTTGACACGTTCACCAAAAAACTGGTATAAATCAACTTTCAGTGTTCCATTGTACAGTTTTCGTTTTTTATCGGCTGGCATGCCGTATTTCTTTTCAAATTGTTCATCACTAGTCAAAATAAACTTACTCCAAGTCTTCAGCGGAGCGAAGGCTTGACCCATCTCATTATACAAAATATTAACTGCTTTGTCATCCAGCAGTCGCTCGCCATAGGGAGGATTGGCTATAATAACACCATTGATTTTCTCCGTTTTAAGGTCTTGAAGGCGCATTTGTTTCAGTTTGATGACATCTTCAAGTCCGGCTGCTGCTACATTTTTCTTGGCAGTTTCAATCATTCGGCCGTCAATATCAAAACCGGAAATATCCAGCTCAACTGTTCGGTCAATTTGCCCCTCTGCCTCTGCACGAAGCTTTGCCGTCAGTTCCTGATCAAACCAAGACCAAGATTCAAAGGCAAAGCTGCGCCTGAGGCCCGGGGCCATATTCATGCCAATCATAGCCGCTTCAATACAAAAAGTTGCTGATCCGCAAGTTGGATCGATAAAAGGTTTATCAGGGTACCAATTGCTTAGCTCAATAATAGCCGCAGCCATATTTTCTTTAAGCGGAGCGCCTCCCTTATCCACACGGTAACCGCGTTTAAATAAACTGGATCCGCTTGTATCAATCAGCACGCTGACCTGATTTTTGACAATAGCAAGCTCAATCCGGAACTCTGCACCATGTTCCGGTAGGGGAATGCTCTCCGGCCGATGATAATACTGCTGCAGTTTTTTAACAACAGCTTTTTTTGCAACAGCCTGTACACTGGGTTCATTATGAAGCTGGGATTTGACACATTTGGCCTTGGCAATCGGAAATTGTGCACCGAGAGGCAGGTAGTTTTCCCAATCAAGAGACTTTATCCCTTGAAAAAGTTCTTCAAAAGTAAGAGCTGTAAATTCTCCAACTACAATTTTGACACGATCCGCTGACCGCAGCCACAAATTACTTCTGATAATAGCCGTCTGGTCTCCCTGAAAACGAACTTTGCCGTTTTCAACCTGGCAGTCTATTTTTAAATTTCTGATTTCACGGCCGACAACAGCTTCAAGACCTGCTCCGGCTGTCGCCACTAAATTAAAGCTTTCTTTCATTACAGTCCTTTTATTTTTATTCATCAAAGTTAAATAAAAGCTAGCAGATGCTAGCTCAACCTATTATGCAATTTTCTATAAGCCATGTTTTGTTCCGGAAACAGCTAGGCTCCTGCTTCCTTCGATAATCATCTGTCTACTGTTTCCAGTCAGGACAGTGCGTTCGCTTTCCGCCTGCCCCGTGCCCCTACCAAAGTTTGGGTTGCTAGCTTGAGGGGTTTACCGCGTTCCACCTCCTATGTTTCCATAAAAGCTTCGTCACTGTGGCACTTTCAGGATTAATCCCGCCTATCCTTCAATAAAAGGACTTAGCCGTTTCATCCGC
It includes:
- a CDS encoding cell division site-positioning protein MapZ family protein produces the protein MTEEKKKPQEQENEESKLDFEKAREMTVGEAVRKDSEIKAGVTEEDGVLDKYIKQHPEEVASQKFDTITARYEKLDTATLDDFIKQQREELEQSSLLQDEAEKKFSDSSEEPVQFGTVTEDTFIAEETVRQSGTEMASDPEPAEEPLASAKDKNAPFYKKRKLLLGALFALILAVFAAGFGMNYLNRQRSQQQTSGSSADKASTSSTASSSKDSTKEAADEFDSLYQSFFADDQQTLPKNSEFTNLSKLETALKQLADTDYYKDAKSKYDKLSRQIKAVQAVNGKFTSDAIADGKQVESAAVKSDANFDDLSSETLNTGNASLDTLLQKVIAAGREQLAAKGSSSSQQAASGESSAAESNSAVNGSGISGYDSSTLDRSRSRVPYSAEAVADSANSAWAFNPGVLEKIVATSQERGYISGNDYILEPINIINGNGYYNMYKPDGTYLFSINCKTGYFVGNASGYSDGLDY
- a CDS encoding THUMP domain-containing class I SAM-dependent RNA methyltransferase, translating into MKESFNLVATAGAGLEAVVGREIRNLKIDCQVENGKVRFQGDQTAIIRSNLWLRSADRVKIVVGEFTALTFEELFQGIKSLDWENYLPLGAQFPIAKAKCVKSQLHNEPSVQAVAKKAVVKKLQQYYHRPESIPLPEHGAEFRIELAIVKNQVSVLIDTSGSSLFKRGYRVDKGGAPLKENMAAAIIELSNWYPDKPFIDPTCGSATFCIEAAMIGMNMAPGLRRSFAFESWSWFDQELTAKLRAEAEGQIDRTVELDISGFDIDGRMIETAKKNVAAAGLEDVIKLKQMRLQDLKTEKINGVIIANPPYGERLLDDKAVNILYNEMGQAFAPLKTWSKFILTSDEQFEKKYGMPADKKRKLYNGTLKVDLYQFFGERVKRAQV
- a CDS encoding S-ribosylhomocysteine lyase: MKKDVIVESFELDHTAVKAPYVRHISEESGPKGDIISNFDIRLVQPNENAIPTAGLHTIEHLLAKLIRQRIEGMIDCSPFGCRTGFHLIMWGEHSSTDIAKVIKASLEEIAQTTSWEDVPGTTAESCGNYKDHSLFSAKEWAKSVLDAGISDNPFERHLV